One segment of Panicum virgatum strain AP13 chromosome 3K, P.virgatum_v5, whole genome shotgun sequence DNA contains the following:
- the LOC120699029 gene encoding putative receptor protein kinase ZmPK1, giving the protein MQSPTTRSSLLLNKFYKSRKLQRNIPTRRCSSPCLFLTNARGKNSNRIQFNIAYQPSNAHPSSDEAHTISLQPAMAAHQVLAALALLLSSPLAPPLSAAAAPRDTLPRKSSLAVEEHDTRVLRSPDGTFSCGFHRVYDGAFTFSVWYTDAAAADEAVVVWSANRGTPVHAWGAAVALRRDGTMVLTDYDGTVVWQADGKDVQRAQLLDTGNLVLKNSSGDIVWQSFGSPTDTFLPTQRVTEASKLVSTTQLHVPGHYTFRFSDQSMLSLIYDDANVTSVYWPDPDFQYYENGRNFYNSTRIASLGDSGEIFSSDFANSHVLAASDRGTGIRRRLKLDHDGNLRLYSWNSSDRTWSVSWVAESQPCKTHGLCGPYGICHYSPKPTCSCTPGYRMKNPRNWTEGCLPIVDISCDGERNVTFLELRNTDFWGSDQQRIEKVPWEACRNACLSDCSCKGFQYQEGNGTCYPKSLLFNGRSFPNPTVRTMYIKLPSSMDTSKLPIPQSDVLDSVPHHLECGSGSPPTVEPNPSYWQKISEDQSKWFYLYGFIGAFFIIEVFFFAFAWFFVLRKELRSSQVWALEEGYKMMANHFRMFSYRELSKATERFTHELGWGGTGVAYRGTLDDDRVVVVKKLGNIRHSREEFHDELHVIARINHMNLLRIYGFCSERSHRMLVLEYAEKGSLADVLFKSKISLDWKQRFNIALGVAKGLAYLHHECLEWIIHCNLKPENILLDQDLEPKITDFGLAKLLNRSGDNQNVSRARGTIGYIAPEWISGLPITAKVDVYSYGVVLLELVSGTRIFDLVKGEDDKVHVMLKKFLKMLCYRLDRDEPFWIAEFVDVRLGGEFDYSQAKALIKLAVSCLEEERKKRPTMESVVESLLSVDVAANH; this is encoded by the coding sequence ATGCAAAGTCCAACTACGAGATCATCTCTTCTGCTGAATAAGTTTTACAAAAGTCGCAAGCTACAAAGAAACATTCCAACACGCCGCTGCTCCAGCCCCTGTTTGTTTTTGACCAATGCAAGAGGCAAGAACAGCAACCGTATACAATTCAATATAGCTTATCAGCCCAGCAATGCTCATCCCAGCTCTGACGAAGCTCATACCATCTCCCTGCAGCCAGCCATGGCTGCTCATCAGGTCCTCGCAgctctcgccctcctcctctcctcgccGCTCGCCCCACCcttgagcgccgccgcggcgcctcgCGACACCCTGCCCCGCAAGTCCTcgctcgccgtcgaggagcACGACACCCGCGTCCTCCGGTCGCCGGACGGCACATTCTCCTGCGGCTTCCACCGCGTCTACGACGGCGCCTTCACCTTCTCCGTGTGGTacacggacgccgccgccgccgacgaggccgTGGTCGTCTGGAGCGCCAACCGCGGCACCCCGGTGCACGCCtggggcgccgccgtcgccctgcgCAGGGACGGCACCATGGTGCTCACCGACTACGACGGCACGGTGGTGTGGCAGGCCGACGGCAAGGACGTCCAGCGCGCCCAGCTGCTGGACACCGGGAACCTCGTCCTCAAGAACTCCAGCGGCGACATCGTCTGGCAAAGCTTCGGCTCGCCGACGGACACGTTCCTCCCCACGCAGCGCGTCACGGAGGCGTCCAAGTTAGTCTCCACCACCCAGCTCCATGTTCCCGGCCACTACACCTTCCGGTTCAGCGATCAGTCGATGCTGTCGCTCATATACGACGATGCCAATGTTACAAGTGTGTACTGGCCGGATCCTGATTTCCAGTACTACGAGAATGGTAGGAACTTCTACAACAGCACCAGGATAGCGAGCCTTGGTGATTCCGGGGAGATTTTTTCGAGTGACTTTGCCAACAGCCATGTGCTTGCTGCCTCTGACAGAGGCACTGGGATCAGGAGAAGGCTCAAGTTGGATCATGATGGGAATCTTAGGCTCTACAGCTGGAACAGCTCGGACAGAACATGGTCAGTTTCATGGGTTGCTGAGTCTCAGCCGTGCAAGACTCATGGCCTGTGTGGTCCGTATGGGATCTGCCACTATTCGCCTAAGCCGACATGTTCTTGCACGCCCGGCTATCGGATGAAGAACCCACGTAACTGGACAGAGGGTTGCCTGCCTATTGTAGACATATCATGCGATGGGGAGCGGAATGTGACCTTTTTGGAGCTTCGAAACACTGATTTTTGGGGATCTGATCAGCAGAGAATCGAAAAGGTCCCATGGGAAGCCTGCCGGAACGCATGCCTAAGCGACTGCTCCTGTAAGGGGTTTCAGTACCAGGAAGGAAATGGAACATGCTACCCAAAGTCTCTTCTCTTCAATGGAAGGTCCTTTCCAAATCCTACTGTGCGCACAATGTACATCAAACTCCCTTCAAGTATGGACACATCAAAACTCCCCATTCCGCAGTCCGATGTGCTCGATTCGGTACCGCATCATCTTGAATGTGGCTCTGGAAGCCCACCGACCGTGGAGCCAAATCCCAGCTACTGGCAAAAGATTAGTGAGGATCAATCAAAATGGTTCTACCTCTACGGGTTTATCGGTGCCTTCTTCATCATCGaagtcttcttcttcgcatttGCATGGTTCTTTGTCTTGAGGAAGGAATTGAGGTCATCACAAGTATGGGCACTTGAGGAAGGCTACAAGATGATGGCAAACCATTTCCGAATGTTTAGTTACAGGGAGCTGTCCAAGGCAACAGAAAGGTTTACTCATGAGCTTGGATGGGGAGGCACAGGGGTTGCCTACAGGGGAACACTGGATGACGACCGAGTGGTTGTCGTGAAGAAGCTGGGAAACATAAGGCACAGCAGAGAAGAATTCCATGATGAGCTTCATGTCATTGCAAGGATTAACCATATGAACCTATTAAGAATATACGGATTTTGCTCAGAAAGATCCCACAGGATGCTGGTCCTCGAGTATGCTGAGAAGGGATCATTGGCCGACGTGTTGTTCAAAAGCAAAATCTCTCTGGATTGGAAGCAGAGATTCAACATTGCCTTGGGTGTCGCCAAGGGGCTGGCCTATCTTCACCACGAGTGCCTAGAGTGGATCATCCACTGCAACCTGAAGCCTGAGAACATTTTGCTGGACCAGGATCTGGAACCTAAGATCACCGACTTCGGGTTGGCGAAGCTGCTCAACAGGTCTGGGGACAATCAAAACGTATCGCGAGCACGAGGAACCATAGGTTACATTGCTCCAGAGTGGATATCGGGTTTGCCGATAACCGCAAAGGTCGACGTGTACAGCTATGGAGTTGTGCTTCTTGAACTAGTGTCGGGAACACGGATTTTCGATTTGGTCAAAGGTGAGGATGACAAGGTGCATGTCATGCTGAAGAAGTTCTTAAAGATGCTTTGTTACAGATTGGACAGGGACGAGCCCTTTTGGATAGCAGAGTTTGTAGATGTCAGACTGGGAGGTGAATTCGACTACTCGCAAGCGAAAGCTTTGATCAAGTTGGCTGTCTCGTGCttggaggaagagaggaagaaaAGGCCAACGATGGAGTCAGTAGTCGAGAGTCTCCTTTCAGTTGATGTAGCTGCAAATCACTAA
- the LOC120699028 gene encoding 60S ribosomal protein L29-1-like, with the protein MAKSKNHTAHNQSFKAHKNGIKKPKRHRQTSTKGMDPKFLRNLRYSRKNNKKSGEAEAEE; encoded by the exons ATGGCCAAGTCAAAGAACCACACGGCGCACAACCAGTCGTTCAAGGCGCACAAGAACGGCATCAAGAAGCCCAAGCGCCACCGCCAGACCTCCACCAAGGGG ATGGACCCAAAGTTCCTGAGGAACCTGAGGTACTCGAGGAAGAACAACAAGAAGAGCGGTGAGGCTGAGGCTGAGGAGTAA